From the genome of Triticum aestivum cultivar Chinese Spring chromosome 3B, IWGSC CS RefSeq v2.1, whole genome shotgun sequence, one region includes:
- the LOC123072301 gene encoding 1-aminocyclopropane-1-carboxylate oxidase homolog 1, with protein MAAYDRAAELRALDATMSGVRGLVAAGATHVPRIFRAPDHHHHHEPSSQEPLPPSVPVINLGGADRAAVVAAVRRAAAEWGFFQVTGHGVPPESMAAAVGAVRAFHEADGGEGSEKARLYSREPVKAVKYQCNFDLHQSPVANWRDTLYIRMAPDPPDVDELPETCRNTMFEYAKQVMNLGNTLFELLSEALGLDPSYLTDIDCNQGQILLCHYFPPCPQPELAIGTSRHSDSTFMTILLQDEIGGLQILHEDRWVDVTPTPGAFIVNIGDLLQMISNDAFISVEHRVVVKNIAPRVSIACFFSSHFHPASTRMYGPIKELLSDDNPPLYRETLVRDYVKHYNSIGLDAKNAMSDFRL; from the exons ATGGCCGCCTACGACCGCGCGGCCGAGCTCCGCGCGCTGGACGCGACCATGTCCGGCGTCCGCGGCCTCGTCGCCGCCGGCGCCACCCACGTCCCCCGCATCTTCCGCGCCccggaccaccaccaccaccacgaacCGTCCTCCCAAGAACCGTTGCCCCCGTCGGTCCCGGTGATCAATCTCGGCGGCGCGGACCGCGCTGCTGTGGTCGCGGCCGTGCGCCGGGCCGCCGCGGAGTGGGGCTTCTTCCAGGTGACGGGTCACGGCGTGCCTCCGGAGTCCATGGCCGCCGCGGTGGGGGCGGTGCGTGCCTTCCACGAGGCCGACGGCGGCGAGGGCAGCGAGAAGGCCAGGCTCTACTCCCGGGAGCCTGTCAAGGCGGTCAAGTACCAGTGCAACTTCGACCTCCACCAGTCGCCCGTGGCCAACTGGCGCGACACGCTCTACATCCGAATGGCCCCCGACCCACCCGACGTCGATGAGCTGCCGGAAACCTGCCG CAACACGATGTTTGAATACGCCAAACAAGTGATGAATTTGGGCAACACTTTGTTCGAGCTGCTTTCAGAAGCTCTTGGGCTTGATCCGAGCTATCTGACAGATATTgattgcaaccaaggacaaatctTACTCTGCCACTACTTTCCTCCATGCCCCCAGCCTGAACTCGCCATCGGCACAAGCCGGCACTCCGACTCTACCTTTATGACAATACTTCTCCAAGACGAAATTGGCGGCCTCCAGATCCTCCATGAGGACCGATGGGTCGATGTTACGCCGACACCCGGAGcattcatcgtcaacatcggtgATCTCCTTCAG ATGATCTCCAATGATGCGTTCATTAGCGTGGAGCATAGGGTGGTGGTGAAGAACATTGCACCGAGGGTCTCGATCGCGTGTTTTTTCAGTTCGCATTTCCACCCAGCCTCAACCAGGATGTACGGTCCGATCAAAGAGCTGTTGTCTGATGACAACCCGCCGTTGTACAGGGAGACCCTCGTCAGAGATTATGTCAAACATTACAACTCCATTGGGTTAGATGCAAAAAATGCTATGTCTGATTTCCGATTATGA